ACACCTCAAACAATTTCGGAATTACCAAAACCAAAAAGTTGAATTTACCGCTGCTAAAACAATTTTGGTAGGTAATAATGCTCAAGGAAAATCGAACTTGTTAGAGGCTGTGGAGTTATTGGCAACATTGCGATCGCACCGGATGACACGCGATCGTGATTTAATTAAGGAAGGTGAATCTACAGCCCAAATTCATGCCACCCTAGACCGGATTCATAGCCATAGCGATTTAACTCTCACCTTCCGTCGTCAAGCGCGTCGCACCGTCGCCATAAATGGGCAAATAGTCCCCAGACAAATGGACTTTCTCGGTGTTCTCAATGCAGTAGAGTTTTCTAGTTTAGATTTAGAATTGGTGCGTGGTAGTCCAGAAGGTCGTCGTAACTGGTTAGATACGCTCTTAATTCAATTAGAACCAGTTTATGCCCACATTTTGCACCAATATCACCAAGTTTTACGCCAACGCAATGCCTTTTTAAAACTTTATATAAATACACCAGAAAAATCTCTACAATCAGAATTAGCCATCTGGGATGCACAATTAGTAACTGCTGGTACAAGGGTAATTATGAGAAGAGATAGAGCTATTCAAAGACTAGCTCCCATAGCTTCTGCATGGCACGCTAGTATTAGTGGAGCATCCGAAATTCTGCAAATCAATTATGCTGCCAATGTTCCCCTAGAAAAAAACTCTCCTCAAGAATTACAAGCAGCCTTTTTTGCTAAACTTCAACAAAGAGCAGTTGCAGAATCACATCGAGGAATAACCTTAGTCGGACCACACCGTGATGAAATAGAACTAATTATTAATCAAACTCCCGCCCGTCAATATGGTTCTCAAGGTCAACAAAGAACATTAGTTTTAGCTTTAAAGTTAGCAGAATTACAATTAATTGAAGAAGTTATTAATGAACCGCCATTACTACTATTAGATGATGTTTTAGCCGAATTAGATCCATCTCGCCAAAATCAATTACTTGATGCTATTCAAGACCGATTTCAAACCTTGATTACTACCACTCATTTGAGTGCTTTTGACTCTCAATGGTTGAAATCTTCCCAGATTTTATATGTAAATGCTGGGAAAATATTAGAAAATGGTAATTAGTCAGTTGTCAGTTGTCAGTTGTCAGTTGTCAGTTGTCAGTGGTAATTTTTCTTCTTTATCCTTCTTCCTTCTTTATCCTGACTCCTTCTTTCTTTATCCTGACTCCTTCTTCCTTCTTTATCCTGACTCCTTCTTTCTGACTCCTGACTCCTGACTCCTTCTTCCTCAACTATGAATTACATTCTCACCGAAAATGAAATTATATCTTTAGGTGCATCATTAAGAGCTATTGCACCAAACATACTGAAACAAAGTCCACAAAAAGGTACAATTAGAATTTGGTTTCAAGGAGGAGAACCTTATTTTGATATCTTCTTTGAATTAAATAATCATGAAATAACTTGGTTTCAATTTACGTTACGAGGAAAGTCACTATCCTGGTCTAGCAATAAACCTCTCTTTAAAACTGGCATTACCAATGAATTAAGTATTGATGATGTTAGTTTTTATGCAGCTAGTAAAACTCTTAAAAATGATCATGACTCAGATGAAGAATTTATTAACTTAGTAAAATCAATTCTCCAAACCAGACCAGAAGAAGAAATTTTTGTCAAAGCCCTAGCTTTGTTTTAAAGTTTATTAATTACCAATAACAACTAATAACTGATACTAATTTTATATGAGTTTGTACCGTTATCTCCCATCACCAATTAACACAAATGGCGACCAGAAATAAGGATGAACATTATTTTTAATTTGACTTAATTTTGCTTGACGTAATGCTTCATCTTTTCTCATGCCTTTTTTTAGATTTTGGTAAAATTCCACCATAATTTCTTTAGTTTCTTCGTCTGCTGCACTCCACAAACTGGCTATTACAGCTTTGCTACCCGCACGTTCAAATAAATAAGCCAGTCCAGAAATTTCTGTACCATTAGAATCGGCTTTTAAAGCTGTTTGACAACCACTTAAAGTAATTAAATCTACATTTTTCAATCCTAATACAGCAGCATCCTGAATATTAAAGCTTTCATCTGCAAACAACAAAGTATTTTCTTTTAATTTTAATTGAGAACAACCACCTTTTTGAAAACAGCCATGAGTCGCTAAGTGCAGTAAAGAAAAGCGAGGAATTTGATTTTTAAAATTTGCCAATGTTGCTTGATTGTTAATAAAAATTTGGCTATCTGGAAAAATAGAAATAATGCTTTTGACTTCATCCTCTGCGCCATTTAGTGCTAAAGGAGGCTGAGGAATAGGATTACCAAAAGCGAGGATTTTTTGATTAGATGTTGATGGTTTTGTTTGTAGGGAACGACTAGAAAGACGAGTGAGGTAACTAATAGGATATTTCTCAATTAGATATTCATTACCGTCATGTAATACTTCAAAAGGAATATACCGCAGTTTACCAGTGGCAATAATGCTGATTTGTTTAGGTTTGGTAGCTGCAATTTCTCTTTCAATGGGACGAATTAACAAATCATAAAGCGGTTGTGAACTATTCCGGTAATTAGTGCTAAAGCGATTAGTTAATGAGGTGTAGGTATTGGTTAATAAACTATCAAATTTTTGGTTATCCAAAGGAAATTTTATTACTTTAACTTTATCTTTTGTAAGCATAAATAAAGCAATATTCTTATCTAATAGCACAGGTTGAATAACCGTTGTACCTGGGGTAATATTGGCTTGCAGTTGGAGAATATCTTCAGGTTTGGTTTCAAATAAATCTGCAACTTCTACAAAACGGTTTCTAATATTTTCCGCTTCTTGATTAAGTTGTTCTTGTAATGTATTAACCTGTTGAGATAATTCAGGTGAAAATTGTTGTGATAACTGTTTTCGCAGATTTTCTAGTTCCTGGTTTTCTTGATTCCATTGCTTAATTGCTGCTTGTGCTTTTGGGTTAGCAACTTGGGCATTAACCAGGCGAGAATAATCAGCTAAATCGGCAACAGTGGCTAAATTGACCCATGCAAAAGCTTTTTCTGGTTGTTTTTGATCTATCAGCAAATTAACAAGGCTAACTGCTGTATCTGATTGACTATCTAAAAATGTTTTGCGATTTTCTCTAATAAGACTGCTACGAAGTTGGAGGATAATATCAACAGATTTTTCTAGATTTTTAATAGCTTCAATAGGTCGCCTTATATCTCGATAAAGAATACCGATATTCTTGAGGATCGTAGCTTCTCCACTCCGATAGCCTACTTCCTTAATTAAAGTTAGAGCTTGGTTGAAATAGTCCAGCGCTTTTTGCTTTTCTCCTAAATAAAAGTAGACATGACCGATATTATTCAGGGTGGTTGCTTCCCCAAGGCGATCGCGTACAGCCGGACGTATTGATAGGGCTTGGTTGAAATAGTCCAGTGCTTTTTGCTTTTCTCCTAAATAAAAGTAGACATGACCGATATTATTCAGATTGGTTGCTTCCCCACTGCGATCGCCTACAGCCCTAAGTATTGGTAGGGCTTGGTTGAAATATTCCAGTGCCTTTTGCTTTTCTCCTAAAGCATCGTAGACAAGGTAGACAAGACCGATATTATTCAGGGTGGCAGCTTTTCCACCGCGCTTTCTCACGGCATCAGCTAAGGTGTCAGCATTTAGGGTAGTTTCCTGATAGTTGTTTAAGGCAGGATGCAAAGGTAGAGCTTTTTCGTAATAGTACAGTGCCTTTTTTGTTTGTCCTAAATTATGGTAGATAGTACCGATATTATTTAGGGTGTTAGCTTCTGCACCGCGCTCACCTAATTGATGAAATAAGGGCTGAACTTTTTCGTAATAATCCAGTGCTGTTTGGTTTTCTCCCAAATCGGAGTAGACACGACCGATGGCAAAGAGTACAAAAGAGTAACTTTCTTTATCATTTAGTGAATCATATAGTGATAATGCTTCTTCCGCCTTCTTAATTGCCTGTTGCAATGACTTTGCTGTTCCTTGGTTATAAAATTTTATTGCCTCATTCAAAAGTTGTTTTGCATTATCCCTTGTTGCTGTTGATGATTGGGCAATTTTTCCTAAATCATCCTTGGCCAAAACACGGGTAGAGTCAAGACATACCCCACAGCACAATAAAATACCAATGCCAAAAACAAGGTAAGGATGTTTTAGCCCTGATAGCAGTCTATATTGTTTATTTTTCATCATATTTATTTATCTAAAAAATTGAGATTTAATTTAATGTAGGGGTAGCGCCCCCGTGCCTACCCCTACCCCCATTCACGCAACCACAGGATATTTGCATGGAAAACCACGGGGGGTTTGCCCGTAACATTTGGGGCAACCACGGGGGGTTTGCCCCTACTTCTTATCCGCAGGTGTTACCTTAATGGTCATTTTACCGGTAGAACTAAACTGAATCTCATCCGCTATATATAAACTCTTCACAGCTACAGATTGAATTTGAGACAATTCTTGAGGTTTTTTAACAGTTGCTAAATCCACCTTAGCTTGTCCTCGTCGGGAGTCCACCAACTCAAAAGCCTGAAGAGGAAGATTGGACCATTCGCTTTGTGTAGCTTTGCTGTTATCCTCACCTCGAATCACCAGACTACCCGTAGCAGTATAAACTAAAGAGTCTTTATCTTTCCTAAAAACTACCTGTTGTACTTGGGTAACAGGTAATGATTTAGAAGTTTTACCATAGGAAAACTCAATTTTTTTCCCTTTGGAGTCAAATCCTGTAACTCTAGCAGTCATAGAATCGCCATTTTTCAGCTTGATATCGGCTTTTATTGGTAATGCTAAGGGTATGGGCGAATTATTAACTTTTTTCTTTACTTTTCCTGGAGTTTGAGCTAATTGTATATTGGCGGTAACTGGTTTGAGGTTTTCTGTCATGCCCACCAATGCCAACACCAATACAAAACAGAATGTTTTGAGAACAACTTTCATATAGTTATGGATGAGTATTAACACAGAATTAAAGTAAGTTATCGCTACTTTACTATAAAATCATCTATAACCGTCCAAATTCCTAAATTTTACAAAAATTACTACTATGCCACCAGATCCTCAAAATACCCCCAATATTAATATCCTGTCTAACTTTGCTGGACTTGTGGGAGTTTTAGCTATTTTCGTTTATTTTATTGGTTGGATATATCGCTGGGCTTATTTTGGCTTTTTTGCCTTAGAACTTAATACTCTTAATTTACCTCATGAGTCTTTTTTAATAGTCCCAATACAAATTATATTTGGTAACTTTTGGATATTTATTCGCGCTACCATAGCCATAACTTTAACCATAGCTTTTATAAAACTTACATTTTGGATAATTTCACCACATCCAAATATTCAAAACCAGCCAAATAGCACCCCAAGACTGCTTGAAAAAATTTATAATTTCCCATTACTTAAAATTTTACGTTCTTTGGCTCAACTTATCCCGCAATCCTTACGTCAAGAAATCATAGTTGTCATTTGGATTTTAGCTTCATTGTTTTGGTTGGGACGTTTTCAAGGTTTAGCTGATGCTTATCGAGATGCCGTTAATAATACTTCTACTAGACCAATAGTTACGCTTGTAACTGCTAAAGATAAACTACCTTTGGGACGTAATTTAGATGATGTATTAATTAATCCTTCTTTAAAAGATTCTCATATTATTGGGGATATGGAACAGTTTAAAAATATTATTGGTCAAGAAACAAATGATTTAACAGATCCTCAAAAACCCATTATTTGGCGGTTATTAATTGAAAGTAATGGTTGGGTTTATCTATTTCCATCTATGCCTCCTGGATCACAATTTAATCAACGTCCTCCAGTATTGACAATTAATACAGGTGATGGTGGGGTACAATTGTTAATTATCAGCCGTCCTAATCTGCGTGAAAAAGGCAATTAATGTCATACCTTTAAATTTTTCGGCGTTGCTGAATTAAGATATG
The DNA window shown above is from Anabaena sp. WA102 and carries:
- the recF gene encoding DNA replication/repair protein RecF (All proteins in this family for which functions are known are DNA-binding proteins that assist the filamentation of RecA onto DNA for the initiation of recombination or recombinational repair.); translation: MYLKTLHLKQFRNYQNQKVEFTAAKTILVGNNAQGKSNLLEAVELLATLRSHRMTRDRDLIKEGESTAQIHATLDRIHSHSDLTLTFRRQARRTVAINGQIVPRQMDFLGVLNAVEFSSLDLELVRGSPEGRRNWLDTLLIQLEPVYAHILHQYHQVLRQRNAFLKLYINTPEKSLQSELAIWDAQLVTAGTRVIMRRDRAIQRLAPIASAWHASISGASEILQINYAANVPLEKNSPQELQAAFFAKLQQRAVAESHRGITLVGPHRDEIELIINQTPARQYGSQGQQRTLVLALKLAELQLIEEVINEPPLLLLDDVLAELDPSRQNQLLDAIQDRFQTLITTTHLSAFDSQWLKSSQILYVNAGKILENGN
- a CDS encoding CHAT domain-containing protein, coding for MMKNKQYRLLSGLKHPYLVFGIGILLCCGVCLDSTRVLAKDDLGKIAQSSTATRDNAKQLLNEAIKFYNQGTAKSLQQAIKKAEEALSLYDSLNDKESYSFVLFAIGRVYSDLGENQTALDYYEKVQPLFHQLGERGAEANTLNNIGTIYHNLGQTKKALYYYEKALPLHPALNNYQETTLNADTLADAVRKRGGKAATLNNIGLVYLVYDALGEKQKALEYFNQALPILRAVGDRSGEATNLNNIGHVYFYLGEKQKALDYFNQALSIRPAVRDRLGEATTLNNIGHVYFYLGEKQKALDYFNQALTLIKEVGYRSGEATILKNIGILYRDIRRPIEAIKNLEKSVDIILQLRSSLIRENRKTFLDSQSDTAVSLVNLLIDQKQPEKAFAWVNLATVADLADYSRLVNAQVANPKAQAAIKQWNQENQELENLRKQLSQQFSPELSQQVNTLQEQLNQEAENIRNRFVEVADLFETKPEDILQLQANITPGTTVIQPVLLDKNIALFMLTKDKVKVIKFPLDNQKFDSLLTNTYTSLTNRFSTNYRNSSQPLYDLLIRPIEREIAATKPKQISIIATGKLRYIPFEVLHDGNEYLIEKYPISYLTRLSSRSLQTKPSTSNQKILAFGNPIPQPPLALNGAEDEVKSIISIFPDSQIFINNQATLANFKNQIPRFSLLHLATHGCFQKGGCSQLKLKENTLLFADESFNIQDAAVLGLKNVDLITLSGCQTALKADSNGTEISGLAYLFERAGSKAVIASLWSAADEETKEIMVEFYQNLKKGMRKDEALRQAKLSQIKNNVHPYFWSPFVLIGDGR